A single region of the Chloroflexota bacterium genome encodes:
- a CDS encoding serine hydrolase produces the protein MPRGAVPKSSFRPGSRPPRHGPFFGLRGRSIAAALAAYVLVGAFIGLAGWKLTETAVETMQSSEVAAVMAQPEVAAVAAPPPAPRGPHLDVALLNLLERQAPANGFVGLYVRNLTTGAEASINPNRVFPAASLYKVPIMVEAIRQIRLGRISADQTFVVQKAHWVGGSGVLQSRVGDAIEVRELLRLLIAESDNIAAMMLIDITGLNNVNQTMRGLGLNATSLADFRAQNANNGLGPYVSSPQDMAMLLDTIATGRLVDQQTSDEALKLLSLKQASDLLGEALPWDVKVAHKWGEIPGARHEAGIILTPKYKYVIVVMTESVDPRGSPSYIRDLSKSVYDFFEQQTMATAAAPAPASGETTAGQ, from the coding sequence GTGCCACGCGGCGCTGTCCCGAAGTCGTCATTCCGTCCAGGAAGCCGCCCGCCGCGCCACGGCCCGTTTTTCGGGTTGCGTGGCCGCTCCATCGCCGCCGCCCTGGCTGCGTACGTGCTGGTCGGCGCATTCATCGGCCTGGCCGGCTGGAAGCTCACCGAGACGGCCGTCGAGACGATGCAGTCGTCCGAGGTGGCCGCGGTGATGGCTCAGCCTGAGGTGGCTGCTGTCGCTGCGCCGCCGCCCGCTCCACGCGGGCCACACCTGGACGTCGCGCTGCTCAACCTGCTGGAGCGGCAGGCGCCGGCCAATGGGTTCGTGGGCCTCTACGTGCGGAATCTGACGACGGGCGCAGAGGCCAGCATCAATCCGAATCGGGTCTTCCCGGCGGCAAGCTTGTACAAGGTGCCGATCATGGTCGAGGCGATTCGACAGATCCGGCTGGGGCGGATCTCGGCGGATCAGACCTTTGTCGTGCAGAAGGCGCACTGGGTCGGCGGTTCGGGCGTGCTGCAGAGCCGCGTTGGGGACGCCATCGAGGTGCGCGAGCTGCTGCGCCTGCTGATCGCCGAAAGCGACAACATCGCGGCCATGATGTTGATCGACATTACGGGCCTGAACAACGTCAACCAGACCATGCGCGGCCTGGGCCTCAACGCCACCTCGCTGGCCGATTTCCGGGCGCAGAACGCCAACAACGGCCTCGGACCGTATGTCAGCAGCCCGCAGGACATGGCGATGCTGCTCGACACCATCGCGACCGGGCGGCTGGTCGATCAGCAGACGTCGGACGAAGCGCTGAAGCTGCTGTCGCTCAAGCAGGCCAGCGACCTGCTCGGCGAGGCGTTGCCCTGGGACGTCAAGGTGGCCCACAAGTGGGGCGAGATCCCCGGCGCGCGCCACGAGGCCGGGATCATTCTGACGCCGAAGTACAAGTACGTCATCGTGGTGATGACGGAGAGCGTCGATCCGCGCGGCTCACCCAGCTACATCCGCGACCTGTCGAAGTCGGTCTACGACTTCTTCGAGCAGCAGACGATGGCGACTGCCGCCGCGCCCGCGCCTGCCTCCGGCGAAACGACGGCCGGCCAGTAA
- a CDS encoding LysM peptidoglycan-binding domain-containing protein, with translation MLLGFGVVCAGMVLGMVLVRIWDDASRAVAALPPEGTAAPARPVATAPAPPPAESAPPQADPAAGQPQQGAVTTEIRVIQPNYTVVPGDTLNSIARRHGSSLDALASINNLENRNSLSVGQRLIVP, from the coding sequence ATGCTGCTCGGGTTCGGGGTGGTCTGCGCCGGCATGGTGCTCGGGATGGTGCTGGTGCGGATCTGGGACGACGCGAGCCGGGCCGTGGCAGCCCTTCCGCCGGAGGGCACGGCTGCACCAGCCCGCCCGGTGGCCACGGCGCCGGCGCCGCCTCCGGCAGAATCCGCACCGCCCCAGGCCGATCCCGCGGCCGGGCAGCCACAGCAGGGCGCGGTCACCACCGAGATCCGCGTGATTCAGCCGAACTACACGGTCGTGCCCGGCGACACGCTGAACAGCATCGCCCGGCGGCACGGCTCGTCGCTCGACGCGCTGGCGTCGATCAACAACCTGGAGAATCGCAACTCGCTGTCGGTCGGTCAGCGGCTGATCGTCCCGTAG
- a CDS encoding response regulator produces MEHDQRRTGQADSQSADSRDAHTSDSSTVAGRSRRTTRSAKRVLVVEDDESVSSLLVDLLEDRGYRAIPALDGQTAVALAREHQPDLITLDLALPGSDGHEVLASLKADPRTRDIPIVVISAFTQILPAGERKKLAYLLGKPFDVTEVLEIVQATVGNPYV; encoded by the coding sequence GTGGAGCACGACCAGCGGCGCACCGGGCAGGCGGACAGCCAGAGCGCTGACTCGCGGGACGCGCACACGAGCGATTCATCCACGGTCGCCGGCCGCTCCCGGCGGACAACCCGTTCCGCGAAGCGTGTGCTGGTCGTCGAGGACGACGAATCGGTCAGCAGTCTGCTGGTCGATCTGCTCGAAGATCGCGGCTACCGCGCCATCCCGGCGCTGGATGGGCAGACGGCCGTCGCGCTGGCCCGGGAGCATCAGCCAGACCTGATCACGCTCGATCTCGCGCTGCCAGGGAGCGACGGTCACGAGGTGCTGGCAAGCCTCAAGGCGGACCCGCGCACCCGCGACATCCCGATCGTCGTGATCTCGGCGTTTACGCAGATTCTGCCGGCCGGCGAGCGGAAGAAACTGGCCTACCTGCTGGGCAAGCCGTTCGACGTGACAGAAGTGCTGGAAATCGTGCAGGCGACGGTCGGCAACCCGTACGTGTAG